TTATCCGCATCAGCGGTTTGCGCGGTAAAGGGGTAAAAGCACAACTGCTGGCCCCGGTACGTATTTTCAATGCCTGGCGTCAGGCGCGCCGCATCATGAAAAACTGGCAGCCGGATGTGGTGCTGGGCATGGGTGGCTATGTTTCGGGTCCTGGTGGCCTGGCCGCGTGGAGTTGCGGCATCCCGGTGGTGTTGCATGAACAGAATGGTATTGCCGGACTGACTAACAAATGGCTGGCGAAAATCGCCACCAAAGTGATGCAGGCTTTCCCTGGCGCATTCCCCAACGCGGATGTGGTGGGTAACCCGGTGCGTACCGATGTGCTGGCGCTGCCGTTGCCCGCCGAACGCCTGGCAGGACGGAGCGGACCGGTACGGGTGCTGGTAGTCGGGGGCAGCCAGGGCGCGCGTATTCTGAACCAGACGCTGCCTGCGGTTGCCGCCGAACTGGGCGATGCCATCACCTTATGGCATCAGACCGGCAAAGGTGCGCTGGAAACGGTGCAGCAGGCTTACCGAGATGCGGGTCAGCCGCAGCATAAAGTCACCGAGTTTATCGATGACATGGCCGCTGCCTACGCCTGGGCTGATGTGGTGGTTTGCCGCTCAGGCGCACTGACGGTGAGTGAAGTGGCTGCCGCAGGTTTACCGGCGATTTTCGTGCCTTTTATGCATAAAGATCGCCAGCAGTACTGGAATGCGTTGCCGCTGGAGCAAGCGGGCGCAGCCAAAATTTTTGAGCAGCCGCAGTTCACCGCGGCTGTGGTAGCGGACACGTTGCGCCACTGGGATCGCCCCACACTGCTGACCATGGCAGAAAAGGCCCGCCAGGTGGCAATTCCTGATGCAACCGATCGGGTTGCGCAGGAAGTGGCAGGTGCCGCGAAATAAGTTAATCGGTCAGCGAGGCTGACCCGTACCTGACTCAGGTACAAATGGAAAACACAGGTAACAGAGACAGATGAATACACAACAATTGGCAAAACTGCGTTCTATTGTGCCCGAGATGCGTCGCGTCCGGCACATCCACTTTGTCGGCATCGGTGGTGCTGGCATGGGCGGTATTGCCGAGGTGTTGGCGAACGAAGGTTATCATATTAGCGGTTCCGATTTGGCACCCAACCCGGTCACGCAACATCTGGCGTCGCTGGGCGCAACTATCTACTTCAACCATCGTCCGGAAAATGTGACCGATGCGAGCGTGGTCGTGGTTTCCACCGCCGTGGCGCAGGACAACCCGGAGCTGGTTGCGGCGCGTGAGCAGCGTATTCCGGTGATTCGCCGCGCAGAGATGCTGGCCGAACTGATGCGCTTCCGTCACGGCATCGCGATTGCCGGTACGCACGGTAAAACCACCACCACCGCGATGGTGGCGAGCATCTATGCTGAAGGCGGTCTGGACCCTACCTTCGTCAACGGTGGCCTGGTGAAAGCCGCCGGGACCCATGCGCGTCTGGGTAGCAGCCGTTACCTGATTGCCGAAGCGGACGAGAGCGATGCGTCTTTCCTGCATCTGCAACCGATGGTGGCGATTGTCACCAATATCGAAGCCGATCATATGGATACCTATCAGGGCGATTTCGAGAACCTGAAGCAGACGTTCATTAACTTCCTGCACAATCTGCCGTTCTATGGCCGTGCAGTGATGTGTGTGGATGACGTGGTTATCCGTGACCTGATCCCGCGCGTCGGGCGTCAGATCACCACTTACGGTTTCAGCGACGATGCGGATGTCCGTATTGAAAATTACGAGCAGCGTGGCGCGCAGGGCTATTTCACCCTGATCCGCCACGACAAGCCGGTACTGCATGTCACGCTGAACGCACCGGGTCGCCATAACGCCCTGAACGCAGCGGCGGCGGTAGCGGTAGCCAGCGAAGAAGGTATCGACGACAGCGCCATTCTGGCCGCGCTGGAGAGTTTCCAGGGCACCGGCCGCCGTTTTGACGTGCTGGGTGAATTTGATACCGCACCCGTGAACGGTAAGCCAGGCAGCGCCATGCTGGTTGATGATTACGGTCACCATCCGACCGAAGTGGATGTGACCATTAAAGCGGCACGTGCTGGCTGGCCAGAGAAAAAGCTGGTGATGGTATTCCAGCCGCATCGCTACACGCGTACCCGTGATCTCTTCGACGATTTCGCCAACGTGCTGTCGCAGGTGGATGTGCTGCTGATGCTGGATGTGTATCCGGCAGGTGAAACGGCCATCCCGGGAGCGGATAGCCGCTCGCTGTGCCGTGCGATTCGCGGTCGTGGCAAAGTGGACCCAATCCTGGTGTCAGAACACGATGCGCTGCCAGAAGCACTGGCCCCGCTGCTGACCGGCAACGATCTGGTGATTGTGCAGGGCGCGGGCAACATCGGCAAAATCGCCCGCAAGCTGGCAGAAATCCGTTTGCAACCCACGGTGAAAGCGGAGGTGCGCAATGGCTGAGAAGGTCGCGGTATTGTTAGGTGGTACGTCGGCGGAGCGTGAAGTTTCGCT
This genomic stretch from Pantoea cypripedii harbors:
- the murG gene encoding undecaprenyldiphospho-muramoylpentapeptide beta-N-acetylglucosaminyltransferase, with the translated sequence MSGKRLMVMAGGTGGHVFPGLAVAHHLMEQGWQVRWLGTADRMEADLVPKHGIEIDFIRISGLRGKGVKAQLLAPVRIFNAWRQARRIMKNWQPDVVLGMGGYVSGPGGLAAWSCGIPVVLHEQNGIAGLTNKWLAKIATKVMQAFPGAFPNADVVGNPVRTDVLALPLPAERLAGRSGPVRVLVVGGSQGARILNQTLPAVAAELGDAITLWHQTGKGALETVQQAYRDAGQPQHKVTEFIDDMAAAYAWADVVVCRSGALTVSEVAAAGLPAIFVPFMHKDRQQYWNALPLEQAGAAKIFEQPQFTAAVVADTLRHWDRPTLLTMAEKARQVAIPDATDRVAQEVAGAAK
- the murC gene encoding UDP-N-acetylmuramate--L-alanine ligase codes for the protein MNTQQLAKLRSIVPEMRRVRHIHFVGIGGAGMGGIAEVLANEGYHISGSDLAPNPVTQHLASLGATIYFNHRPENVTDASVVVVSTAVAQDNPELVAAREQRIPVIRRAEMLAELMRFRHGIAIAGTHGKTTTTAMVASIYAEGGLDPTFVNGGLVKAAGTHARLGSSRYLIAEADESDASFLHLQPMVAIVTNIEADHMDTYQGDFENLKQTFINFLHNLPFYGRAVMCVDDVVIRDLIPRVGRQITTYGFSDDADVRIENYEQRGAQGYFTLIRHDKPVLHVTLNAPGRHNALNAAAAVAVASEEGIDDSAILAALESFQGTGRRFDVLGEFDTAPVNGKPGSAMLVDDYGHHPTEVDVTIKAARAGWPEKKLVMVFQPHRYTRTRDLFDDFANVLSQVDVLLMLDVYPAGETAIPGADSRSLCRAIRGRGKVDPILVSEHDALPEALAPLLTGNDLVIVQGAGNIGKIARKLAEIRLQPTVKAEVRNG